Within Xiphophorus hellerii strain 12219 chromosome 10, Xiphophorus_hellerii-4.1, whole genome shotgun sequence, the genomic segment ACAGTTAGCTACTCAGCCAGCTCACCTCTGTCCAGAGGAACAATGAAGTCAATCATGCAGAACAACTGCTGACCCGCAAGTTATGTTTCAGTGAATGAGAGCAGCCAGCAGAGTAGCTGAGTGAATGCTCACTCCTCAGTAAACATAGTCCATAAGCAAGCAATAGAACAAGAATGGCGTACAAGTCGATATATGATTTTTCCGCTGAGACGCTGGAAGGAGAGGAAGTCCCACTGAGCATTTACAAAGGAAAGGTGCTGCTCATTGTCAACGTTGCCACCTTCTGAGGGTCAACGATTGAGGAGGTGATTCTTCAAGAACATTGAAGAGCATAATGTTCTACATATTGTACCTATGTAGCCTTACTGAAACCATTATTTTCCATGTTCTCTCAGTACCACCGAATGAATGCACTAATGGAAATGTTTGGCAACCTGAATTTCACTGTGTTAGGTTTCCCCTGCAACCAGTTTGGTCTTCAGTCACCTGGTAAGTAAATCCTCTTATTTAATTAAGCTAATATTGCTTTCTTTATATCTTATTATATTCATCAAGCAAAGATCAATGGACTTATAGGGAAACGTTCTTTGCTTGCATTGTGTGTATACTGAACACTTGTTTTACTGATAGGTCCCTCATGATAATAAAAAGCCCTTGTtcagggcgtgccgtggtggtgtagtgggtagcgcgacccgtatttggaggcctcgagtcctcgacgcggccgtcgcgggttcgactcccggacccgacgacatttgccgcatgtcttcccccctttccttccgcgtttcctgtcagcctactgtcatataagggacactagagcctacaaaaagaccccctagaggggtaaaaaaaaaaaaaaaagcccttgTTCAAAAGTAGAGATTGAAAGTATATAAAAGGTGATTTGTTATcatattattttgtcttttgaagTGATATATTGAAATTGTTCTTTTTGATGATTAAGCAGCATGCAATTTTTATAACTAATAAAGAGAATCAAATGCATAGGTGTAGATTTATTATAGTTATTCTCTAATTTACacaggttttaaattaaatcagatatttaatTAAAGGCAGAGTCTTGGGAAGGAAACCAACCAATTTAAATTAACTCTACTAATTCAAAGgttcattaaacattaaacatctAGCCAGAACCTCCCTTTACCACTTCAAAATGTGGtttctctgcattttgttttgaggaatttaatcaaatgttagTGGGtgcatatgtatttatttgaaccTGCATATAAGATTTATAAACTTAGTGGATCAGAGAAAATTGAGTTCAAACTTGTGAAtccattttagattttaaaaatttgttgaaGTTGTTTGTGGTATTATTGTTACACTCTGTAAAAAGAACAATTCAAATGCAACTATAAAAGCCCTAAAATTAACATAACATTTATGAGAAGTGAATGGAAACTTCTGACTggaacaaacattttaagtacATTTCTTGAGAGATAGTTGACTTCTTCCAAATGTAACAGTCAGCACTTTTTGTAAGTCTATGATTAATGTCAGTTAAGaagagtttttatttgtgaCATGTGctaacacagaaataaataaaatgcatacatAATTTTACATGCATCTGTTTTTAGAGGTGAATGAAGAAATGCTCAATGTACTGAAGTATGTGAGACCTGGTGGTGGGTTTGTACCAACTTTTCCTGTCTTTGCCAAGATCGAGGTGAATGGGTTGAATGAAGAACCTCTTTTTACATATCTAAAGGTATACTGCATTCTACAAAGATTTTAGATGTATGCATTCAGAATTGTTCCTGTTAACACAGCTGTACCATCTCTTCTTGTTCTCCACAGGACTCTCTGCCATTTGTTAATCCTCTTATTGGAGATATAAAGAAGTTCTACTGGTCCCCAATATGTGTCAATGACATTAGATGGAATTTTGAGAAGTTTCTTATTAATTCAGATGGCACCCCTTTCAAAAGGTAAAGATCACATACAAAATCTTCAGGTAATTTAAGGCTGTTTTTTCTGTTACACGCTATCGTCCTTGTTGTGCAGGTATGAACTTCACTGCCCCATTGAAATGGTGGAAAAAGACATAGCAGACCTTCTCTGATGGACATTCAGGAATCACTCCCTGATGGCAGAGTGATGATCACTCAGTAAATGCATATGTGCACCTGAGCTGAATCTGATTGGAAGAGGAACATGTGTAGGAGATTCAGTGCATTCTCTCTGAGAACAAGTTCTTTTTCAGCCAATCAAGGAGTTTCCATGTCAGTGTCATGCTTCTTGGAAATGGACTTGGAATTGCCAGTCAgaatctaaattaaaataaaacatgagattTAGAACCTTGTTTTTGTTATCGTCATTACTGATGAACCCTAGCTTAAGACATAGCTAGGGTTAAATTTTCCCTAGCTTTTTTTAAGCTAAGGTAAAATTTTCAAAGAGACTTTGAAAATTTTACTATCTTATCACAGTTATAAATGGTATGTTGGGCTTAAAAATATAGGGGCTAAGCACAGCAGTAGTTATGGCCTGCAAACAAGACTTGTGTTGATTTCTAAGAGTTGACTAAGGAAGTTGCTAAGGAAAAAGGTTCTGGCCTCTGACCCATAATATATGGTACAAAAGGAGTCTTACTCCTTTATGATATTTACTTTAtgatattttgtcacattacacaaccacaaattttagtgttttttaattaagtgtACATGTGCGATGCAACACAAACTcgtgtttgtttgaaaaaactacttttttcaaatatgcaaataataCCTAGCTTCACAATTATTACTAAATAGTATAGATTTTACAATGTCCAATAAAACTTAAGAAGCACAATAGTTATAGTATGCTATAACCAAAGAACATAAAAGGGTGTGATAAAAAAACATAGCATATCATCACAGAAACTTGAATTGACCGCCTCTCTGGCTGCAATGCACGTTCCCAACAcagggggaacagattttcacagcTGAGTGAAATtgactcccccccccccccccccccaccccccccccccccacccccccccccccccccccccccccccccccccccccccccccccccacccacccacacacacacatcaaaaaattcagcaaatagTCTGAGTGGTGCTTTGTCATATCAGAAtttgcaaaaaggaaaaaataaattctggtCAGGGGTATGTAAACATGGCATGAAGCTATTTGCCTTTGGTCTGGTCTTCAAACTTTCTccctcaattttttttccctcacagaTCTGCTGTGTATAGCACTGCATATGGcagtattttcttcttttcagacACTGTCTTCACGACATTTGCTAGGTCATCATAAAGCTCCCACACAGATGGAGCTCTCCGGCAGTATGCAGTATAATGTCCCAGGCTATCTTTGGTCAAGCTTCCCCTGAAAGCGACGACTGCTCTCAAAGTAGGTGTTTTTCCTTGGAGAACCATAATGGAGGGAAATTCATTCAAGGCAAATTCAGTTGGATTTGTAAGGTCAGTGTCAATCCATGCTATTTCTCCAATGCTGTAGCTGTGGGTAACGGTTCCTGTGCAGAGAACATTTCCTGAGGTGCTGGCTCCTGTTTTGAATTCAGATGGACATTCTGATTCATTCTGCAGTGGTCAGAGGCAGGGAGACTGTGGAAGGAAGAGTCTTTTTTCTAGTGAAGTGCCAAGCTGAGCCATGCCAGAATTCTTCAGGACAGAAATGTCAGGTAAAACAAATGGTACTTCCCTGGTCATTCCTTTGTTTAGGTGGCAGTATTGTGAAGAGCAGTGTTTTGAGAGGTAAACGCTTGATACATTTCTCATTGTCTTCCCAATAACAGTGGCAATATTGCACTGGGCATCGATTTGGTGGGTGCCAGATCTCAACtgtgtttttgcaaacattGAACTAAGCAGATCTGCCCTCTGCAAGTATGTCTTTGGGGTCACACCATCTGTAGTTATGGATTTCACCAGCTGCAAGAGTGGGTTATCACTGTCattcatgacaacatttttgaaatgcagagcTGTCGCAGAAAGTACAGCATTAGCACTGACAAAAGGCATCAAAagagcaggtgtttaacacAGAGAGTGACAATTTCCCAACTTTAACACGCTGatgcatgtttccattttttaatcGT encodes:
- the LOC116726926 gene encoding glutathione peroxidase 2, with product MAYKSIYDFSAETLEGEEVPLSIYKGKVLLIVNVATFUGSTIEEYHRMNALMEMFGNLNFTVLGFPCNQFGLQSPEVNEEMLNVLKYVRPGGGFVPTFPVFAKIEVNGLNEEPLFTYLKDSLPFVNPLIGDIKKFYWSPICVNDIRWNFEKFLINSDGTPFKRYELHCPIEMVEKDIADLL